The window GAATTGAGTTTTTTGCaggattttagttttgttttaggAGGGAGCCAAAGCctcaatattttcaaaattaaaaaaaaaaaaaatctgaagatttTGAATCTTCAATAattaaacaataataataattaaaaaaaagccaacgTAATTGATCCCTTTGGTAGCCCTAATTCCCGAAATTCCTGATTTTGCTAAGAAGCAAAAAGAACGAGGAAATTGGCACTTTTGttaatttcctgtttttctttgccatttttctcttccagagtTGGGAACGGAACGGGGATGAAAGTGCTGAGTGCAACAGACTCCAAAAGCAAAACGACGACCACAAAAAGAGACAcggaaaaaaggaaatttcccATTTCTACAGGAAAAACCGCTCACGCTGCACGAGCAGCAGCGGGCACAGGGGGCTGGAAAGATTCCGGAGCAGCTGCCACTGGAAAATGTCGGAATTCCAGGTCTGGAGATAAAGAAATCGCGTCTGAGTCCTGCCTGAGCTCTGATTATTTGGGTGCAACCAGGGCTGAGGGGAAAATCCCACTTGTGGATGTGTCACTGAGAATTCATCCCATTTTGGTTCCTCTGCAAGGAGTTgttggagaggaggagggaattCCCCCAGCTTTGAGCAccttaaatgtgatttttttgttttcgtGTGCTGGAAGGAGAAATCAAGTTCTCAAAGTTGGATTTTTGGGGTGAGTGGAACCTTTTTCTCTTGGCTACACAAAGTTCACTTTCACACCTTAAATCCCCACCTTTGGGCAAACGTTTTTTGAGCCCCCACTCATCGACTCCTGCtcatttgtattaaaaataaatctaaatttGAACGTCCTGGAGCAGCCTTGAGCGTTGGAGGGAAATGAGCTCAAAACAACACCCGGAGGCTTCGCAaagccaaataaaaaaatctcccaaaatAAGGGTGAATTCCATTTCTGCCAAAACTCAGGCACCTCCCTTGGGAGCTGCCAGGTGATTTATGAACGTCGCCTttcaaagagcagcaggagacaaaTGAACAGATTGAAtcgctccctgctctgccagagctgctctccctgcaggtaTCCCGGGAAAAGCTGATCCCAGATTTTCCTGCCTGTGGCAACAACCTGCTCCCTCGGGAATAACCTGCTCCCGGTTTGGGCTCTTCTCTCCGTGCCAAGCTGGCGCTTCCTTGCCAAGGGATAAACAGCAGCCTCATTTCAGTCTTACCAGCATCAAAACCCAGCGTGACCTTTAGCAAATAAACCTCCGAATCCGTTCCAACTTTTCACTCCGGCTCTCTCcctcctgtttttttcctactctcTGTGTTTTGCCACCTTTTATTTGCCCTCGATCCTGGCATTTGacctttttctgtgctttctgtcacctgttttattatgttttttttttttttttttaagcatctcGAACCATGCCACGTCAGCAGCTCCCGGGGAGTCCCGGGGGCGAGGGGGGGCGACAGAATGAGTCgtgcaaaatctttttttaagaGTAATTAACCCCCGGTTAATGGGATTCTCCCCGTGTAACAGCAGCCAGAGTCCATCACGCCGAGGCTTCCTCCCGGGGCTCCTCAGGGGATGCCATCCTTCCTCTGGCAGCACTGCGAGGGCGGCACTCCCCAGTCGTACATGTAGGAAAGCCTGAGTTTAACCTCCTCCTTGCAGAGCCTCCCTTCCTTGGCCAGCGTCTGGTGCTTCTCCAGCATGTCCTCGATGCTCTGCTTGTGCGTCACGATGTACTTGTTGCTGCAGCCGCGCGATTTGTACTCGGTGTCGAAGCGGGGGTCGTGCACCCTCTTGACGTCGACGGGCGCCAGCCACACTCCCAGGGACACGTCCTCGCTCTGCCACAGGTTCAGGTAGTCCCTGCTGAGGCGCAGGTAGCGCACCAGGTCGGCGGAGATCACGTAGCCGCCGCCCAGCGCGTAGGGCAGGTAGTAATCGCACAGCAGCCAGGCGCTCTCCTTCCACTTCCCCCCGGATTTCACCCGCCCGCGGCCCGAGAAGAAGCCCCAGTAGAGGCGCCGCGGCTCCTTGGCCCTCAGCTCCTCCACCAGCACATCCAGGCGCACGAAGGTGTCGTCGTCAGCCTTGAGGGCGAACTGGAAGTCCAGGTGCGCGTCCAGCCACACGTAGGTGGCCAGCACCTTGGCCGTGAGGTTCTCGTAGGAGTCGCGCAGctcgggcagcagcagcaggtcgCGGTGGCggctgtgctccagctccaggctccgCAGCTCCTCGGCGCCCAGCCCCGCCGTGCCCACCACGAAGCGGCTCCAGACGCGGCCGTGAGGCGCCTGCCTCGCCGCCGCCATCCAGGTGCTGCGGATGATGCTGCGCCGCTCGCTGTACTTGGGGCCGCTCATCACCACCACGGCCACGAAGGCGCTGCCCtcgggggcgggcgggggcgcggcGCGGGCTCCCCGGCCGGGCTGGCCGtgcgggagcgcggcgggcgcgggcggcgggcgcaGCCCCTCCGAGGTGCACTTGGCGAGGTAGAGCAGGACGGCGGCGCAGAGCGAGAGCCCGCCCAGCCCCAGCGCGGTGCGGTGCCGGCTCAGCCGCCGCAGCGCCTTCATGGCCGCGGGGCCCCTCAGGGCCGCGCCCACAGGGTTCAGGCGGGCAGGGCGGTTCGGCCCGCGGGAGCGGACACGGGCTTCCCGCGGGAGAGCTCACCGCGCGTCGCTGCCGCGCTGGGCCGCTCTCATGGCTCTCCGGCGCTTTCCGCCTTCTCCGAGGGGAAGCGGCGGCTCCGTCCCGGCTCCTGCCGCGGCTCCGGCGGTTCCCGCAccgggggaaggggagggaggagaggcgGAGCCCGCAGCGCCCGACGCGGCCGCTGCCCTCTTGGAGTAGGGCAAGTGAGGCCGAGGAGGAGACATCTTGGGCTTGGGCGATGCGCTCATGGGATCACGGAACGGGAAAAGGTTGGGATGGACCTCAAAATCCATCCAGCGCCAGCCGcggccgtgggcagggacagcttccactagcccgggttgctccaagcttcagtgtccaacctggcactggacacttccagggatggggcagtccCAGCTTCTCCGTGCATGGCAGGGGGTTGACATTAGATGCTAtttaatttatctttatttatcccaacccaaaccattccactgTTCAGTGAAAACAGCTACGCACACGCAGCCAGGAAGCAGGAAGAGATGCCCGCGTTAACAACCCAGAAAATGACCGGAACAGGAGGAAAACGCTCCTTTGCCCCGTGTCACAGCGGCTGCCCTCACTCATTGAGGATGGCGCCTGCCCTCACTCACTCAGGATGGCGCCTGCCCTCACTCATTGAGGATGGCGCCTGCCCTCACTCATTGAGGATGGCGCCTGCCCTCACTCAGGATGGCGCCTGCCCTCACTCACTGAGGATGGCTCCTGCCCTCACTCACTGAGGATGGCGCCTGCCCTCATGAGGATGGCGCCTGCCCTCACTCACTGAGGATGGCGCCTGCCCTCACTCAGGATGGCGCCTGCCCTCACTCAGGATGACGCCTGCCCTCACTCATTGAGGATGGCGCCTGCCCTCACTCACTGAGGACGGCGCCTGCCCTCACTCAGGATGGCGCCTGCCCTCACTCATTGAGGATGGCGCCTGCCCTCACTCACTCAGGATGGCGCCTGCCCTCACTCACTGAGAATGGCGCCTGCCCTCACTCACTGAGAATGGCGCCTGCCCTCACTCAGGATGGCGCCTGCCCTCACTCGCTGAGGATGGCGCCTGCCCTCACTCACTGAGGATGGCGCCTGCCCTCACTCGCTGAGGATGGCGCCTGCCCTCACTCACTGAGGATGGCGCCTGCCCTCACTCGCTGAGGATGGCGCCTGCCCTCACTCGCTGAGGATGGCGCCTGCCCTCACTCGCTGAGGATGGCGCCTGCCCTCACTCATTGAGGATAGCACCTGCCCTCACTCAGGATGGCGCCTGCCCTCATGAGGATGGCGCCTGCCCTCACTCGCTGAGGATGGCGCCTGCCCTCACTCATTGAGGATAGCACCTGCCCTCACTCAGGATGGCGCCTGCCCTCACTCAGGATGGCGcctgccctcccctgccatggcgGCCGCGCCCTCCCGCCGCGCGGCGCGGTGACAAAACTTCCGCCTGCTCCCGCCTCCCTCCGCCCTGGCAGCGCCGGGCTCCGTCAGGGGCCGTCGCGGGCCGCGGGCGCTCAggggcggccgggcccgggctCAGCGTCCCCGCGGCCGGCAGGGGCTCGGGGCAGGGAGCGCTCGCTCCGTGCCGGCTCTGGGTGAGTGCGGGCGGCTCCTCCCGCGGGCGGGCTGGGGGGCGCCGAGGGCTCGGAGGGGTTTGGGTTCCTTCGCGCGCTCTCGgttggatttgggatttttttattattattattatttttttttaattattattgttatttttctcccctggaATTGGGCGGGATGATCGCTGTGGGTCACTTCCAGGGCAGGGTGTTCTGATTCTGTGGCTCGGTGACAGCTCCTCCCCGGCGCTGTTTCCTGGGTGTTTCCAGCTCCGCTTTCTCTTGGATCTGAGCGTATTTCCTTCAGTCATCCCTCTCCAAAAAcgcctttattttttttttttccaaagagcaTTTTTGTTGGCATACTCCTGTGGCTTTTTCTGCGTTTTCAGGGATGTTCCCTTCCCAAGTCCTCTGCAGACTGAAAACGAAAGCGTTAATGccatatatttattatttaataggCTTCTTAAATGTCTGACATCAAAAACTCCTCTGGTTTTGTGTAGGTTTCTCTGAATTTATTGTGTGTAGGGATTTGTATTCAacatacatgtatatatgtattttatatacatataaataggtacatatatatgtatatatttaggTGCATATAAACAAACAATTGTGTATaggttgttttaatttttagacCTTCATTAATGACCTCTTGCTTCAGAGTTTACGTATATACATACGTTTACGTGTATATAAATAAATCATCGACATTTCAATTTTTAGACCCTCACTAACGACCTCTTGCCTCGGAGTTTAATTCGCTTTCTCTCCTATTTCCCCCCTCTTCAGATCGTTTCACCCGCAGTGATTTCAGCAGCCgatgaacataaagaaaaaaggggaaaaaaaagataaatttaaaaaaaaccaccccaaaatgaTGTCAAGGCAAGCTTTCCTCTGCAGCTTGGGCTCCCTTTATTTATCCCTGCTCTTCGTCTTCCTGCTGATGGACGTTTGCGCCAGGCCCGCGAACAATTCCGTGCTGAGGGAcgagaaggagctgctgcccccgGATCACCTGAACGGCGTCAAGATGGAGATGGACGGGCACCTGAACAAGGAGTTCCACCAGGAGGTGTTCCTGGGCAAGGACAGGGACGAGTTCGAGGAGGACTCCGAGCCCAGGAGGAACAGGAGGAAGCTGATGGTGATTTTTTCCAAGTGAGTCGCGGGAAAACGggggtagaaaaaaaaaaaagggaagttttGATGGTTCGAACTTGGGGATTCGTGTTTTGAAAATTGGGAATTCATGGTTTTcaaaatttgggggttttaattCATGTTTTTCCAAAATTGGGGCTTTAAAGGATTTCAAAATCAGGGATTTTTATGCTTCAAAATTGGGAATTCATGTTTTTCAAAACTTGGGGATTTTAATTCATGTCTTCCAAACTGGGGCTTTAAAGGATTTCAAAATTGGGAATTCATGTTTTCAAAATTCGGGGATTTTAATTAATATCTTCCAAACTGGGGCTTTAAAGGATTTCAAACTTGGGGACTCATGTTTTGAAAACTGGGGATTCATGTTTTCAAAATTTGGGGATTTTAATTCATGTTTTTCCAAAATTGGGGCTTTAAAGGATTTCAAACTTGGGGATTCGTGTTTTGAAAATTGGGAATTCATGTTTTCAAAATTTGGGTATTTTAATTCATATCTTCCAAATTTGAGGCTTTAAAGGATTTCAAAGTCAGGGATTTTTATGCTTCAAAATTGGGAATTCATGTTTTCAAAATTTGGggattttaattaatattttccaaaCTGGGGCTTTAAAGGATTTCAAACTTGGGGACTCATGTTTTGAAAATTGGGAATTCATGTTTTCAAAATTTGGGGATTTTAATTCATGTTTTTCCAAAATTGGGGCTTTAAAGGATTTCAAAATCAGGGATTCATGTTTTCAAAATTGGGAATTCATGTTTTTCAAAACTTGGGGATTTTAATTCATGTTTTTCCAAAATTGGGGCTTTAAAGGATTTCAAAATTGAGGATTTTAATGTTTCAAAATTGAGGATTTTAATGTTTCAAAA is drawn from Hirundo rustica isolate bHirRus1 chromosome 22, bHirRus1.pri.v3, whole genome shotgun sequence and contains these coding sequences:
- the B3GALT6 gene encoding beta-1,3-galactosyltransferase 6, encoding MKALRRLSRHRTALGLGGLSLCAAVLLYLAKCTSEGLRPPPAPAALPHGQPGRGARAAPPPAPEGSAFVAVVVMSGPKYSERRSIIRSTWMAAARQAPHGRVWSRFVVGTAGLGAEELRSLELEHSRHRDLLLLPELRDSYENLTAKVLATYVWLDAHLDFQFALKADDDTFVRLDVLVEELRAKEPRRLYWGFFSGRGRVKSGGKWKESAWLLCDYYLPYALGGGYVISADLVRYLRLSRDYLNLWQSEDVSLGVWLAPVDVKRVHDPRFDTEYKSRGCSNKYIVTHKQSIEDMLEKHQTLAKEGRLCKEEVKLRLSYMYDWGVPPSQCCQRKDGIP